In Phocoena phocoena chromosome 3, mPhoPho1.1, whole genome shotgun sequence, the DNA window TAGTTGTGATGGTCTGCAACAtgtgtctccccacccccacctctgtccCCTATGAAGTATGTGCAGGGAGATGCAAGGGCCTGCAAGCCCTAGAGCTGCTCTCCAGGCTACCAGCCCCACCATCCCCCACTCACAACCCTTACTAGTGCTTCCTCTTGCCATGTGGAGGGGGTGAGAAGTACCCTGGCCTCCAACTTAGTGAGTGTTGTGGGAGGGTGGGGACGGGACTTCCTTTGCAGTATGTCCCACACAGATCTGTGGAAAGTTTTGTGGGAAAGGATGCTCAGGCCTGAGTTAGAGGGTTTGAGAACTCCCTCCTCGGGTTGGCCGTCCTTAGGACCCTGAGAAGGCACCAAGGCCCTTGGACTCTGGCCTAGGGAGTTAGGCCACAGGCAGGGCACCCATGGGAGGGCCTGATGTAGGGCTCAGGAGGCTGGGAAGCCTCTGGACTCATAATACCAACCTCACCAGATACCCATTCTGCAAGGATCTTCTAGTAAAGTACTTTCCGCATCTGcaaccctccctgtccccctcaCGACCGGAGGGTGAGTCTGCCATGCCCAGGTCAGGCTTTATTTTGGCGCTGTCTGGCTGTCCTGCTAGGTGCCCTGCGAGCGCAGCCCATGGATCAGCTCGTGCATCGTCTTGTTGAGAATGCCTCCATGCACGCCCCGCCGGCCCATGAGCACGAGGAGTGCACGCGGCGTGTGGCCCACGCAGATGGCGCGCCCGTCCTTCCCCTTAGTGCGCGCGTCCAGCACTCCATCGCCCTCGGCCAGCAGGTGGTCTCGGATGACGCAGCAGCGGCGGCCCGCCACACTCAGGCCCGCCTGCAGGAAGGTGCGCCGGTCTGGCCCCGTGAGTACACCCACCTCCTGCGGTGAGATGGCCGCCAGCAGGCCACCGGGCCGCGATGCCCACACGCAGCGATTGTCCGAGTGGCCCACGATGGCCACGTCGTCGATGCGCTGGTCCCGCAGCACCGCACTGATGTAGCCTTTCCAGTCGCCCATTCCGGCTCAGAGTGCGTCCCTCGCCTCTCACTTTCGAGGGTTGTCCTGCTGCGCCGCGCACCTGGAACGCCCGGGTCACTATGACGTATTCGGGGGGGCGGGGTTGTGACGTAGAGATGGCTGCAAGGTCACAGAACGGATACCTACGCTGGagaatggggtgagggtggggcggCGTTCATATCTTACACCTGATGAAGTTCTAACGTTAGTAGATAATGGCAATTATTTCTAGATGGTAAGATACAGGTGATTTTCATTTCTTCGTACTTTTAtcctatatttttcaaattttctacaataaaagtgtgataagcagaaaaaaataaagttagccTGAAGGAGGGAATCGCACGAGTCAAAATAACTGTCAAAACAAACAAGCGAACACTTAAATGGCCCATCAAGCACAGCACACGAgtttaagaataaaaagaaaggtgCCATGTCTAAACTGACTGACCTCTCAGCCTGATAACCATTCAACTCCCAGAATGTGGTTCTCAAACATTAGGAGTATCAGAATCTCCTGGAAAGCTGAtaaacagattgctgggccccaagTCAGAGTTTCTCATTCTGCAGTATGGGATGCAGCCAGAGAATacgcatttctaacaagttccctggcgatgctgctgctggtccaggaaccacactttgagactCGCTGCCCTAGTGACAgttggggcaggggtgagggtcTTCCACGCCATCAGCCTTAAGGGTCCACACCACTGATTTAATGTTGAGTACTTCTAACCATGGTTCTCAACCTCCGCTGCAgatagaatcacctggggaggttTTAAAACAAATGGCTAGGCCATTTTAGAAATGGCGGCTCCACTGGGAGGCATGTTCCCCGGGCAGCCACCCCCGCCGGGGTTCTTGGGCTAGGCTTCGCTTCTTCAGGCCATACCAGGCATTCTGAGAACTTCTAACAGTACCTTGGTGGACGAGTAGGAGTCATAGTTCGAGGCCTGCTTTGCTTCTCTGGTGAGTCAGGATTATGTCAATGGTACAGATCAGGAAGAAATTCGAACTGGTGTTGATCAGTGTATCCAGAAATTTCTAGATATTGTGAGACAGACAGAAtgttttttcctccaaaaaagaTTGCAGTTATCTGTCCAGAAGCCATAGCAAGTTATCAAAGAGGATGTCTCGGAACTGAGGAACGAATTACAGCGGAAGGGTGCTCTGGTCCAGAAGCACTTAACAAAACTGAGACATTGGCAGCAGGTGCTGGAGGACATCAACAGGCAGCACCAAAAGCCAGCCAACATCCCTCAGGGTTCCCTGGCCTACCTCAAGCAGGCATCTGCAAATACCCCTTCACCGATGAAGCAAACCTGAGGAAAAGCCACCTGAACATGAGCTGGTGGCTGAGTTAGCCAACACAGTTTTGTCAAACATCACTTCTTGTAGACATGCCATTTTGGGAGAACTCTTTGCCAGAGAATATGATTTTAGTTTTGTGCTCTCATCTAAAAATTTCCCCCTATTTTTATAAGTGTTATTTCTGGAGTACTTTATAAAATGCTTATTGCTTTGGTAAACCAAGTGTATTGTCTTTAGCAAAGTTTAAGGCTGTTAGTGTGATGCCATTTACAgattcctttttatgtttttggtttttgctgcttgttattatttttatttttgaatgagtgTTAATCTCTCTGTTTCCAGTTTTACATTACTTTGTATGATCTGAGGGGAAAAGCTTGTATGATCTGATCTGCATATCAAAGGATGAGGATTTCGGTTGTAGGCCTTTTATGATAATTTACCCATCAGTGgcagtatataaaaatatgtaaatttgctgtttttcaagACTTTGAACTACCTCAAGAAGAGTAGTCTAATGCAACAATGTAACCcttccagaacctcagaatgagGCTATTTTGTAAATAGGTTGGAAGAGGATTATAATATTGTAGGTTAGCGTAGTAACTGTTATTGTACTGCAGTAACCTAGTGCTATAGGAATCCAGTAGTATCCTTAAGTTAATGTTGACTTTTATTTGGGGTAAGTTTATATTTTGTGTagtgtttatttacttttggggGTGGTCGGAGCAGTGATATGCTAGTGATATTCATTTCCACAATAATCAGTTTAAGTAACAGAGCGGACCCTGCTCTCAATAGGGGCATAGGTGAAGTATGAGGGTTAAAGTTTGCTGTGATCATCTCTgagttttgagttttgtttgtttgttctgctaTTTGGAGCAGATTTTTCCATTAATGAATTTcttgctaatgggtggtgttgatTCCAAGGGACTGGGGCCTCGAGGTGGGAGGTTGGCTGCAGGGTGCATGGGAGACTCGGTGTTTGGGAAGATATTTTACCCTCTGCCAGCCGCACAGGCCACCTCAGATTCTCTGTTGAACCGCTGTTGAGAAATACAAACCAGCATTGTGCCTGGTCTGCTGTTGAGAAATACAAACCGGCATTGTGCCTGGTCTCCTTGGATGAGGCTTTCCTCTCTCTGTTGTTCACATTCCCTCATTAGATTACACCCCTTCTCTCTCACCAAGTGCTGCACTGTCTCTTGAACAGGCAGTAATTCTGTGACTCGGTGTCTTGGCTCGCTTTTTCTCCAGCCTTGAaggccctgccccacccaccttGACATCCACTCAAGTTCCCCTCTGGCCTGGACGCCACCTGGTCTCTGCAGCCTCCAAAGGCCCTCTCCGTCGTATCCACAGGACACAGGACTTCTTGTCTCTTCTGCCAGCCTTGCTTGGTTCTCCCTCTGGAGTTAGTAATCTGTCTCCTTGTTCCTCATGAGAAGTAGGCATTATTCCCCTCTGAATATGCAGGGaccatttattatcttttatatataataacttagtacttatttttgtttgtgtatgtgtgtgtatggtacACAGCCGGAGGCAACGAATTCCCTCATTTGGAGTATATAGTtaaacaaagctttttttttttttttttttttttgcggtacgcgggcctctagctgttgtggcctctcccggtgtggagcacaggctccagacgtgcaggctcagcagccatggctcacgggcccagctgctccgcggcatgtgggatcttcccagaccggggcatgaacccgtgtcccctgcatcggcaggcggactctcaaccactgcgccaccagggaagccctaaacaaagcttttaaaagttgtttttaaccACATTATCTGATTTCAAGGTTGTTAACCTGGTCATCTCATGCCAATTAGAAGCTCTGATTGGCAGCTTTAGATTTCTTGATTAAAAACCTAACTAAATTGATTACATTTTAGGCATTCTTTCAATAATGAAAGAGGTTCTTAGTGAAAAGTTCCGGAACTATTCTATTTGGTGcttagtaaaaatattttgaattaatgtGTGTACCAGTTATTGTCATTTCTTTATTAACTTCAAAAGTTTTCTGCCAAATAAACATTTcacttttttctgtttgtaaaaaaacaaaacaaaacaaatggctacccacccaccccccttccctAGAAATATTGATATAATTGGCCTGAGGTGGATGTTGGGCATAGGTTCAAAAAGCTCCCCatggtgattctgatgtacagtCGAGGTTGAGAACTCCTGCTATAAACTTAAAATATGAGTTTCATACATGTGGAGTCACCTTGCACAGGGTTGGTACACAGTGTGGCTTAGTAAATGTCAGCTGGACATGAATCTCAACCTTGCATCAGATCTCAATAGATTCTGTTCTCTGAAGGGGTGTGGAGAAGTTGAGCACAGGTATACTATCTTGGCATTTCCCGACGGGACACCTGAAGAGCTGTGCCTTTCAAGCATCTTCAAAAGCACTTTACTGATTTCTATGCCATGCCTGGCGCCGGGCTGGCAGCGCTGGGGGGAATGGAACACATTCCTTGCTATCTATGATCACGCCTCAGCCACACTTCCATTCCAGAATTGCCCAGGAGGGAAAGACGAGTCCCGGGGCGGTCAGGAAGCGGTGTGCTCCCGGATCCAGGCTAGGTAGTTGGCCACGTCGGTGTATACACCTGGCATGTGGTGGTCGCCGCAACCTGAACCCCAGCTGACGATGCCTCGCAGGATGAGCTGGCGCTCTGCGGTCTCATCCTCACACACCAGAGGGCCCCTGGAGTTACCCTGGGTCGGGGGACACGCGGCTCAGCGCCCTTGGCTTGGGGTCTGCACTTGACCGGGTTGGAGGAGGGCACCAAGTGGGTCCAAGGGCTCACCTGGCACGCGTCAGTGCCACCCTCGAGGAAGCCAGCGCAGAGCATGCCGGGGGATGAAGGCGGCTCCGTGCACGTCGGGGGCGGAGCAGCGCTCCGGGCGGATGAGTGGCACCTGAGTCTACTGCAGGAAGCTGAAATATTACCCTGACCCTGCGAACCGAGAGCGCCTTCCTCACACCCCTCCCAACTCCTCTCCGCCCAGGGCATGGACCTGGCTGCGCCAGGCTCTTCCAAACCCGCTAATCTCCTGCCTCCCTCGCAACAAGCCCGAGAGAGAGTGACTTGCCTTTAACACTATTTCATagacgagaaaactgaggccagagaggagcGTTTATGTGAATGAACCAGGAGGAAGCAGGACTGCTTCggaaccccacccccacttcccatCCAGTGTCTCAAAACCTTGGTCCACATCCAGCCCACCTACTGCTCCAGGGCGGGCCAGCGTCCTAGTAGCCCTTGCAGCTCTGTGCCCAGAGGGAATCAAGAGAAAGTGCGATTCTCCCGATACGCCTCAGATTTGGGGACGCCCCCCAACAGTGAATACCAAGCTCTTGGAGAAGAAGACTGCAGAGACAAGGGCCCTGCACGTCCTCACAACCCACCAGGTCGGCCCCACCTGTCCCTGGCGGTACCAAACCTGCGGCCTTCTCTTGCCTACCCCGGTGGCCAGAGGTTTCCCTCCCGCCCCTAGCGGTTCTGCCTACCTTCTAACTGGTGACCCCAGCCGGCCACTTCGCAGGGCGCGGCTTCGGATTCGGCCGGGAGGGCGGCGCTACTCGGCAGGCACACTGGCTGAACGAAAGGCGACGGGTGCGCGCAGCAGCCTTCAGCGCTCTCCTGCAGGCGCACCAGAGCTAACCCAAGCGGGGAGGAGCATGAGACCGGGACGCTAGGACTTCGAGCCCCGCCCACCCTTTCCCCTGATCCCCGCTGGGGCGCCCCCACGCACCCAGGTCGTGCTGGTAGGTGATAACGCGAGAAGGCTTTCGTGCAGGGGGTAGGCGCGCACGGCCAGCGTCTGGCACTGCTCATAGCTCTGGTTATGGCGGTCCTGGCCGAGTACCACTGTCAGCTCCTCTGGCGCAGGTCTGGGGGCAGGGTCGGGAAAAGGAAGCGTGCTCAGAGCCGGCCACAGGCATCCTGCGGGACCCCCCTCTTTCCGAGCCCCTTCTTGGGTTTCAGCTTCCTCCTGGGGAGCTCTGAAAGGGAGAAGGGGGAAAGGTGGGCGGGGACGCGTAGAGGTAGGGGACGCGTAGAGGTAGGGCACGTGTTCAGGTGTCGCGCGGAAGCTGGGCACAGGAGAGAGGAGCTAGGGATCCAGGGCCGGGAGCTGAGCGCTCAGGCACTTGCCGGTTCTGCAGACAGTGAGCCGCGGTCAGCACCCAACAGGGGGCGATGAGGCTGCCGGTGCAGAAATTTTGGCCCTGCTACAGCGCGGCGATGTAGGGGTGCGCCCCGGGGAGCGCCACCAGTCCCCCGAGGACGCGGCTCAGCGAGGACAACCGTTTGTGGAGCCACCGTCCACAGCCCGCCGGGCCCGCGCTGGGCAGGGGAGTCCGCTGCTCGGGCGGCGAGCACCAGCCTGTGGGAGAAGCCCAGGCTGAGGGCCGGGAGACCCACGATCTTGGAATGTAGCTCGTCCCGTGCTTTCTCTGCTCGGATTCTTAACTTTTCCCAACAACCTGAGGTCAGGGGTCGAAGCGGGGTCTGGGTCGTGGACTGAGGTTTCTGCAAAGCCGAAAGCGAGGGCAAAGGGAAGTGCTGGTGCCCAGATGAGATCCGTATCGGAGGAGGGATTTGGGGCGCCGCCGGGGCTGGGGCCTGGCACCGTGCCAGGCGGCAATAATTCCAGCTTAGTCGGTCGCCCCTCCAAACAAAGTACCACGGGCGGGTGTCGTTGCCTTGGTTCCTGCAACCACGGGGTGGGGGTGATTGAGAAGCCCTAGAGGGCCCTGGGGCGGAAAGAGacgcccagccctgccccacccgcGCACCGGCAGACGGCGTGGTCGCCCAGTCTCCCATTCAGGGCTTGCTCTGCGGTCACATTCCAGTAGGTGGCCTCGGAGGCCCACGGCTGACAGGGTGCACCCCAGAGCTTAGTCCGGGCCACGCCGTAGCAGTTCGCCTTGTGgtctggggagagagaaggctCCCTACAGCTAGGGTATGGAACGGTGTCCTGCCGCTCTCTCACCCACTTCtccactctccctcctccctctctgcaaGCCCTTCCCACGTGGGGGCGGGGCTTCTGCTTCCCAGACACCCTAACTCACCCACTTCGCACAAGCGTCCAGCGTAGCCCGTGGGGCAACTGCACAGGCGGTGGCCCTCCGCCTATAGGCAGCTGCCCCCATTGAGACATGGGTTGGTACGGCAGACTGGGAGAAGGAGCATGTTGAGCCACCCCTAGGCTCAAagacccctgccccgccccccccacccagagagctccctcttACGCTGGCACACCACCTGACCTCCTGCCAGCCTTTCTTTCCCACCTTCTGCCCTCCTCCCTGGCCAGCTCCCCACCGATCTACTCACCCTGGCTGGCCAGTGGCTTGCACTGGGCATTCGGACCATTGCACTGGCACTTGGCTACACCTGCCAGCTCAAGCCTGTGCCATATTTCATTCTCCTGGAAGAACCAAAGAAGCTGGGGCTCAAAGCACTTCTCTGGGGACAAAGGGGTAGGGTAGTCTCAGGAGAGTGTGGGACCATGCCAAATCTCTGGGAATCCACAGGACCTCTTCAGTAGGCCCGTGGCTGCCCCTGttccccagcagcccctcccctggcctcagCATCTCCTTACCTCTCTGGCAGTGCTTCCCAGTGAAGTGATCTGGACAGATGCAGTGTGGGCCATTTGGCATGTTCACACAGGTCCCTCCTTTCTGGCAGGGTTTGTATTTGCTGCAGTGATCTGAGAGATGAACACAGGGGGAGAAAGAGTGGGGAGCCTGAATCAAACAGATGGGGCCAAGTCCCTACCCAAACCTGCTTGTCTTTTGACCTTGGCCCTCCAAATTTCCAAGCCTTAGTTTACCCACCTGAAAAATGGGGCTACCCCCTCTTAGAACTTCTCCctctgggagggaaggaggtaggTGGGCCCAGAGTCCCATATGTTTTAGATCTGATGATACCCAGGAGAGTAGCTAGGGTCGGGGAAAGGGCCCTGTGCCACGCCAAAGGTTGTGTGGCACCTTTCACTTTCTTTGGCTCCAGGCAGTATGCCCACATCGCTGATCCTTCTTGAAGTTGGGGGTGGTAGCACACCTGTAGACAGAGATAAGGCTTAAGACATGGAAGtgacccaagtgcccatcaatggatgattggtttaagaagatgtggtatatacacaatggaatattattcagccattaaaaaagaatgaaatattgccattttcagtaacatgggtggacctaggggataccatactaagtgaagtaagtcagatggagaaagacaaatattatgtgatagcatttatatgtggaatctaaacaataacacaaatgaatctatatacaaaatagaaacagacttacagacatagaaaacaaacttataattaccaaagggcaaagtgggggtgggggtgataaattaggaatatgagattaacagatacacactactatacataaaatagataagcaacaaggatttactgtataatacagggaactatattcaatatcttataataacttataatggaaaataatctgaaaaaaatatatatatatatataactgaatcattttgctgtacacctgaaaccaacacaatattgtaaatcaactatacttcaataaataaaaaaagaaagaaagaaagagatgaagcTTCCTAGCTCTGCCCAAGAGGCTGGGCTGCCGTTCCCTATCACAGCCCCTTCTCTCCAAGCAGGGTTCCTTGGACAGAAGGATGGGCAGAGTCCACCTCCCCCAGACCCCTGCTCCAACCCTTCCAGGGTAGTCTTACCAGGGTCAGGGCCAGGCCAGCCTCTGTGGATAAATCTGTGATACAGCTGCCAGTGGTACTGGAAGGGGAAGTGGCAGGGCTCCCCGGTGACAGTGAGAACTGCAGGGGT includes these proteins:
- the PFN3 gene encoding profilin-3, producing the protein MGDWKGYISAVLRDQRIDDVAIVGHSDNRCVWASRPGGLLAAISPQEVGVLTGPDRRTFLQAGLSVAGRRCCVIRDHLLAEGDGVLDARTKGKDGRAICVGHTPRALLVLMGRRGVHGGILNKTMHELIHGLRSQGT
- the F12 gene encoding LOW QUALITY PROTEIN: coagulation factor XII (The sequence of the model RefSeq protein was modified relative to this genomic sequence to represent the inferred CDS: deleted 5 bases in 3 codons; substituted 4 bases at 4 genomic stop codons) yields the protein MRALLLLGVLLVSLESAVLTPPWKAPKQHKFIKSEHTVVLTVTGEPCHFPFQYHWQLYHRFIHRGWPGPDPGKTTLEGCATTPNFKKDQRWAYCLEPKKVKDHCSKYKPCQKGGTCVNMPNGPHCICPDHFTGKHCQREKCFEPQLLWFFQENEIWHRLELAGVAKCQCNGPNAQCKPLASQVCRTNPCLNGGSCLXAEGHRLCSCPTGYAGRLCEVDHKANCYGVARTKLWGAPCQPWASEATYWNVTAEQALNGRLGDHAVCRNQGNDTRPWYFVWRGDRLSWNYCRLARCQAPAPAAPQIPPPIRISSGHQHFPLPSLSALQKPQSTTQTPLRPLTSGCWCSPPEQRTPLPSAGPAGCGRWLHKRLSSLSRVLGGLVALPGAHPYIAALXQGQNFCTGSLIAPCWVLTAAHCLQNRPAPEELTVVLGQDRHNQSYEQCQTLAVRAYPLHESLLALSYQHDLALVRLQESAEGCCAHPSPFVQPVCLPSSAALPAESEAAPCEVAGWGHQLEGSGXYFSFLQXTQVPLIRPERCSAPDVHGAAFIPGMLCAGFLEGGTDACQGNSRGPLVCEDETAERQLILRGIVSWGSGCGDHHMPGVYTDVANYLAWIREHTAS